A stretch of the Medicago truncatula cultivar Jemalong A17 chromosome 5, MtrunA17r5.0-ANR, whole genome shotgun sequence genome encodes the following:
- the LOC11438435 gene encoding homeobox-leucine zipper protein HAT4 — translation MSIEKEDFGLSLSLSFPQNPPNPQYLNLMSSSTHSYSPSTFNPQKPSWNDVFTSSDRDSETCRIEERPLILRGIDVNRLPSGADCEEEAGVSSPNSTVSSVSGKRSEREVTGEDLDMERDCSRGISDEEDAETSRKKLRLTKDQSIILEESFKEHNTLNPKQKLALAKQLGLRARQVEVWFQNRRARTKLKQTEVDCEFLKRCCENLTDENRRLQKEVQELRALKLSPQFYMQMTPPTTLTMCPSCERVAVPSSAVDAATRRHPMASNHPRTFSVGPWATAAPIQHRTFDTLRPRS, via the exons ATGAGTATTGAAAAGGAAGATTTTGGTTTGAGCCTAAGTTTGAGCTTTCCTCAAAATCCACCAAATCCTCAATACCTTAATCTTATGTCTTCTTCAACTCATTCATATTCTCCTTCTACTTTCAATCCTCAAAAACCTTCTTGGAATGATGTTTTTACTTCTTCAG ATCGGGATTCGGAGACATGCAGAATCGAAGAACGTCCTTTAATTCTCCGAGGAATCGATGTGAATCGGTTACCTTCAGGTGCTGATTGTGAAGAAGAAGCAGGAGTTTCATCACCAAACAGCACCGTTTCAAGTGTGAGTGGTAAAAGAAGCGAAAGAGAAGTTACCGGTGAAGATCTTGACATGGAAAGAGATTGTTCAAGAGGAATCAGTGATGAAGAAGACGCTGAAACTTCAAGGAAAAAACTTAGACTCACCAAAGACCAATCAATCATTCTCGAAGAGAGTTTCAAAGAACACAACACTCTTAATCCC AAACAAAAATTGGCACTTGCAAAACAATTGGGACTTCGTGCTAGACAAGTTGAAGTTTGGTTTCAAAATCGTAGAGCAAG GACTAAGTTGAAGCAAACAGAGGTAGATtgtgaatttttgaaaagatgTTGTGAGAATCTAACGGATGAAAATAGACGGTTGCAAAAAGAAGTGCAAGAGTTAAGAGCATTGAAACTTTCCCCACAATTCTACATGCAAATGACACCACCAACAACACTTACCATGTGCCCCTCTTGTGAGCGTGTCGCTGTTCCATCATCTGCCGTTGATGCTGCCACGCGTCGTCATCCTATGGCTTCAAATCACCCTCGTACGTTTTCCGTGGGACCATGGGCCACAGCTGCTCCAATCCAACATAGGACCTTTGATACACTCCGTCCTAGATCTTAA